The Congregibacter litoralis KT71 genome contains a region encoding:
- a CDS encoding type II secretion system protein GspG, producing the protein MLSRVSLLVFLSAVSGCASYTADYQERLIRSLPNQRDVTIHDSRSYPGKILCGSYSRLTSNGFTMHRGRFVVGEDMIIAAPSKEEVQVYCSKDSEQAFYDITGIGGPDIDWTALSTVRDDMLAIDAAITRYYDAAATLPAPLDKLLSGDYGVGTANLADPWGNAYHYEGGLSGRTVPQYQLRSYGADGLEGGSGPDADVSREQIQMLKHVLRIKGY; encoded by the coding sequence ATGCTGTCACGAGTGTCTTTACTGGTTTTTCTGAGTGCGGTGAGCGGCTGTGCGAGCTACACCGCCGACTATCAGGAGCGCCTTATACGCAGCCTGCCAAATCAGCGCGATGTCACCATTCACGACAGCCGCAGCTACCCCGGCAAGATTCTCTGCGGAAGCTATTCCCGCCTCACCTCCAACGGTTTCACCATGCACCGGGGCAGGTTTGTGGTGGGCGAGGACATGATCATTGCAGCGCCCAGCAAGGAAGAGGTGCAGGTCTACTGCAGCAAGGACTCCGAACAGGCCTTCTATGACATCACAGGCATCGGTGGCCCGGATATTGACTGGACCGCCCTGAGCACGGTGCGTGATGACATGCTGGCCATAGACGCCGCCATCACCCGTTACTACGACGCGGCTGCCACGCTGCCCGCCCCCCTCGACAAGCTGCTCAGCGGCGATTACGGCGTGGGCACCGCAAATCTCGCTGACCCCTGGGGCAATGCCTATCACTATGAAGGCGGTCTGTCGGGACGCACGGTGCCCCAGTACCAGCTGCGAAGCTATGGCGCCGACGGCTTGGAAGGTGGGAGCGGCCCTGATGCCGACGTCAGCCGGGAGCAGATCCAGATGTTGAAACATGTGCTGCGGATTAAAGGTTACTAA
- a CDS encoding insulinase family protein yields the protein MNSPSNLPIAHDSFIPLRAERIDALNIRVEQFEHRETGAIHYHFASDNTENVFLVALRTVPEDSRGVAHILEHTALCGSEHYPVRDPFFMMLRRSLNTFMNAFTSADWTAYPFASQNRKDFRNLLDVYLDAVFFSKLDPLDFAQEGHRVEFEESGNTESELVYKGVVFNEMKGAMSSVPSRLWQTLCHHLFPTSTYHYNSGGEPEHIPELSYDQLQSFYKSHYHPSNATFMTFGDIPAAEHQAVFHEQALQNFTRLDKRIVVNPEVRYTEPKRVTEPYAFDEEGSSERRTHIVMGWLLGESSELKDLLEAQLLSSVLMENSASPLQKALETTELGTAPSPLCGLEDSLRELVFCCGIEGSEASHEEALEKLVLDVIEDIATNGVPREQLEAVLHQLELHQREISGDGMPFGLNLILQALGPATHYADPVPSMDLEPVIAQLREQIQNPDYIRGLARNLLIENPHRVTLVMTPDGTLSEKKREEERQRLAALKSSLDASEKQAIVTQAAALLERQAQEDDPELLPKVTLEDVPGTLPKLSYQETNIDGLPFTLYEQGTNGLVYQQLSCSIPQLSAEELTLLPHLTGMTAELGLGDADYLATQHRQSSSVGSISLFTSMRGSIEDEQVAQASLALSSKALARKSAEQSKLMRDTLLDLRFDELPRIRELVAQQRARREQSITGQGHSLAMLAACAGMSPLAMLHHELSGMEGIAALRRLDDSLAETGKLEAFARQLQQLHAKLQNAEWEALIVAEPGRTTALAEEAASIWKALPSQSDSSLSLPMLRETRRECWVANSQVSFCAKAYATVPSGHADAAALTVLSGYLRNGFLHRAIREQGGAYGGGASHDASIAAFRFYSYRDPRIEGTLEDFDASIAWMATGDHSPASLEEAILGVISTIDKPGSPAGEAKQDFHNRRFGRNHEQRMAFRQRILNVTLEDLQRVAAEYLVPENASIAVVTGNAARRDSESYLQSLNMRFKEL from the coding sequence ATGAACAGTCCGTCCAATCTTCCCATTGCTCACGATAGCTTCATTCCCCTGCGCGCGGAGCGCATCGACGCCCTGAATATCCGGGTGGAGCAGTTTGAGCACCGAGAGACCGGGGCTATTCACTATCACTTTGCCTCGGACAACACCGAAAACGTGTTTCTCGTGGCCCTGCGCACGGTTCCTGAGGACAGTCGGGGTGTGGCGCACATTCTCGAGCACACGGCCCTGTGCGGCAGCGAGCACTACCCCGTGCGCGACCCCTTCTTCATGATGCTCCGCCGATCCCTGAATACCTTCATGAATGCCTTCACCAGTGCCGACTGGACGGCTTACCCCTTTGCCAGCCAGAACCGTAAAGATTTTCGCAATCTCCTGGACGTTTATCTGGATGCGGTCTTTTTCTCCAAGCTCGACCCCCTGGATTTTGCCCAGGAAGGACACCGTGTCGAATTTGAGGAGTCCGGCAACACGGAAAGCGAGCTGGTCTACAAGGGTGTGGTTTTTAACGAGATGAAGGGCGCCATGAGCTCCGTGCCCTCGCGGCTGTGGCAGACTCTCTGTCACCACCTGTTCCCCACCAGCACTTACCACTACAACTCCGGCGGGGAACCCGAACATATCCCCGAGCTGAGCTATGATCAGCTACAGAGCTTTTACAAGAGCCATTATCATCCCAGCAACGCCACCTTCATGACCTTTGGTGATATCCCCGCGGCCGAGCATCAGGCGGTCTTCCACGAACAGGCACTGCAAAACTTCACCCGCCTGGACAAGCGCATCGTGGTCAACCCCGAGGTGCGCTACACCGAGCCCAAACGGGTGACGGAGCCCTACGCCTTTGATGAGGAAGGCAGCAGCGAGCGGCGAACCCATATCGTGATGGGCTGGTTACTGGGTGAAAGCAGCGAGCTGAAGGACCTTCTGGAGGCGCAGTTATTGTCCAGCGTACTCATGGAAAACAGCGCTTCACCTCTTCAAAAAGCCCTCGAAACCACGGAACTGGGCACGGCGCCCTCACCCCTGTGCGGACTGGAGGACTCCCTTCGAGAGCTTGTTTTCTGTTGCGGCATCGAGGGCAGCGAAGCGTCGCATGAAGAAGCGCTGGAAAAGCTGGTGCTGGATGTCATTGAGGATATTGCGACAAACGGTGTGCCCCGGGAGCAACTGGAAGCGGTATTGCATCAGCTGGAGCTCCATCAACGGGAGATCAGCGGCGACGGGATGCCCTTCGGACTGAACCTGATTCTCCAGGCTCTGGGCCCGGCCACGCACTATGCCGACCCCGTCCCCTCCATGGATCTCGAACCGGTGATTGCGCAGTTGCGGGAGCAGATTCAGAACCCAGACTATATCCGCGGTCTTGCGCGCAATTTGCTCATCGAAAACCCCCATCGCGTCACGCTGGTCATGACCCCCGATGGAACCCTGTCCGAGAAAAAACGCGAGGAGGAGCGGCAGCGGCTTGCGGCGCTCAAAAGTAGCCTCGATGCGTCGGAAAAACAGGCCATCGTCACCCAGGCGGCGGCGCTGCTGGAGCGTCAGGCGCAGGAGGATGACCCGGAGCTGCTTCCCAAGGTTACCCTCGAGGATGTGCCGGGCACATTACCCAAGCTGTCGTATCAGGAAACAAACATCGACGGCCTGCCCTTTACCCTGTACGAGCAGGGCACAAACGGACTGGTATACCAGCAGCTCAGCTGCAGTATTCCCCAGCTAAGCGCCGAGGAACTGACGCTCCTCCCGCATCTTACGGGCATGACCGCAGAGCTGGGCCTGGGCGATGCAGACTATCTTGCGACGCAACACCGGCAGTCTTCCTCCGTTGGATCCATCAGCCTGTTCACATCCATGCGCGGCAGCATTGAGGACGAGCAGGTGGCGCAGGCGAGCCTGGCGCTCTCCTCCAAGGCGCTGGCACGGAAAAGCGCCGAGCAATCAAAGCTGATGCGCGACACCTTGCTGGATCTGCGTTTTGACGAGCTACCGCGTATTCGCGAATTGGTCGCCCAGCAGAGAGCCCGTCGGGAACAGTCCATCACGGGACAGGGACATAGCCTGGCCATGCTCGCTGCCTGTGCCGGCATGAGCCCCCTGGCCATGCTCCATCATGAACTGTCGGGTATGGAGGGTATTGCGGCCTTGCGGCGCCTTGACGATTCTCTTGCCGAAACAGGGAAACTCGAGGCCTTTGCCCGGCAACTGCAGCAGCTTCACGCCAAGCTTCAGAATGCCGAGTGGGAAGCGCTCATCGTTGCAGAGCCGGGGCGCACCACTGCCCTCGCCGAAGAAGCCGCCAGCATCTGGAAAGCCCTGCCGAGCCAGAGTGATTCGAGCCTGAGCTTACCCATGCTGCGCGAAACCCGCCGGGAGTGTTGGGTAGCCAATTCTCAGGTGAGTTTTTGTGCGAAGGCTTACGCTACGGTACCCAGTGGGCATGCCGATGCGGCGGCGCTCACCGTATTATCGGGATATCTGCGCAACGGCTTCCTCCATCGTGCCATCCGCGAACAGGGCGGCGCCTACGGCGGCGGCGCGAGTCACGATGCGAGCATCGCAGCCTTTCGTTTTTATTCCTATCGGGATCCCCGCATTGAAGGGACCCTGGAAGATTTTGACGCCAGCATCGCGTGGATGGCCACGGGCGATCACAGCCCCGCCAGCCTGGAAGAAGCAATTCTCGGCGTGATCAGCACCATCGATAAGCCGGGATCCCCGGCGGGCGAAGCCAAGCAGGACTTCCACAACCGTCGCTTTGGACGCAACCACGAGCAGCGCATGGCCTTCAGACAGAGGATCCTCAACGTCACCCTCGAGGACCTTCAGCGGGTCGCGGCCGAGTATCTGGTGCCGGAGAATGCATCCATCGCCGTGGTAACGGGCAATGCGGCCCGCCGCGACAGCGAAAGCTATCTCCAGTCCCTGAATATGCGTTTTAAGGAGCTCTAA
- a CDS encoding alpha/beta hydrolase family protein: MTYSRIGGVIVPGFYLKNSKMLAGVFVALALVSGLAPAQSIDDALSVDPSHNVDYPASVVELSIESGGHRMPAHLYVAAGAGPHPTIVFLHGLPGNERNLDLAQALRRFGFNTLYFHYRGAWGAEGEYRFSQLPRDVLAVLEYLRNEKHADRLRVDPEALSILGHSLGGYAALASGARDEDLRCVIALSPANLGLWQLDVKRGGGETSSRLKAYADELFMLEGFTGERLEEELAFVDAAVWDTTGFGAGLKGKALLMIVGEQDDVTPVATMFTPVVEAYEALGGIDITAMVISGDHSFSWSRIQLTREILGWSDAHCRGAP, encoded by the coding sequence ATGACTTATTCAAGAATTGGAGGGGTGATAGTGCCCGGCTTTTATCTAAAAAATTCCAAAATGCTGGCTGGGGTGTTCGTCGCCCTGGCCCTGGTCTCCGGTCTCGCGCCGGCGCAGTCCATTGATGATGCCCTGTCTGTGGACCCGTCCCATAACGTCGATTATCCCGCTTCGGTCGTAGAGCTCAGCATTGAAAGTGGTGGACATCGCATGCCCGCGCATTTGTATGTCGCTGCCGGTGCCGGTCCCCATCCGACGATAGTGTTTCTGCACGGTTTGCCGGGCAACGAGCGCAACCTCGACCTTGCTCAGGCCCTGCGCCGCTTTGGTTTCAACACCCTGTATTTTCATTATCGCGGCGCCTGGGGCGCGGAGGGGGAGTACCGCTTCAGCCAGTTGCCCCGGGACGTGCTTGCGGTCCTCGAATACCTTCGCAACGAGAAGCATGCCGATCGCCTCCGCGTGGATCCTGAAGCGCTTTCTATCCTCGGCCATTCCCTGGGCGGCTATGCGGCGCTCGCCAGCGGTGCCCGGGACGAGGACTTACGCTGCGTTATTGCGCTGTCGCCGGCAAATCTCGGGCTCTGGCAGCTCGACGTAAAACGTGGCGGCGGCGAGACCAGTTCACGCCTCAAGGCCTACGCCGATGAGCTCTTTATGCTCGAGGGGTTTACCGGGGAACGCCTGGAGGAGGAGTTGGCATTTGTCGATGCAGCCGTATGGGATACCACGGGTTTCGGCGCGGGTCTCAAGGGTAAAGCCTTGTTGATGATTGTCGGAGAACAGGATGATGTAACGCCGGTGGCAACCATGTTTACACCGGTGGTCGAGGCCTATGAGGCCCTTGGGGGCATCGATATCACCGCTATGGTGATCAGCGGCGATCATTCATTTTCCTGGAGTCGGATTCAGCTCACCCGCGAGATTCTAGGCTGGTCGGACGCTCACTGCCGGGGAGCCCCTTAG
- a CDS encoding C39 family peptidase: MLQLVTPAQAFDNWLSLRDAGVVRQERDFSCGAAALATVLTHYYGEPVSEAALLEQLLRERVNTGDTKVQQQALSFADLAMLAGSRHYPSMGLAVAFEDLKKLKLPVIVALVIEGRGHFSVLRRVDSDDRVFLADPSWGNRQLGKQAFLRSFSTPGTSAQGRILIIGSKRDSKNGSKSGSGGDERFRHRTPRRALMAPGV, encoded by the coding sequence TTGCTGCAGCTGGTTACGCCCGCGCAAGCCTTCGATAACTGGTTGTCTCTTCGCGATGCCGGGGTGGTAAGGCAAGAGCGGGATTTCAGTTGCGGTGCCGCGGCTCTTGCCACCGTGCTCACTCACTATTACGGGGAACCCGTGAGTGAGGCGGCGCTCCTCGAGCAGTTACTCAGGGAGCGCGTGAATACTGGTGATACGAAGGTGCAACAGCAGGCCCTGTCCTTCGCTGATCTCGCGATGCTGGCGGGCTCCAGACACTATCCGTCCATGGGCCTTGCGGTGGCTTTTGAGGATTTGAAGAAGCTGAAGCTGCCGGTTATTGTGGCGCTCGTCATCGAAGGGCGAGGGCACTTCAGCGTGCTCCGACGTGTCGACAGCGATGATCGGGTTTTTCTCGCCGATCCCAGCTGGGGTAATCGTCAACTGGGAAAACAGGCTTTTCTTCGCAGCTTTAGCACACCGGGGACGTCTGCCCAGGGACGTATTCTCATTATTGGTTCCAAAAGAGATTCCAAAAACGGTTCCAAGAGCGGTTCGGGAGGCGATGAGCGTTTCCGGCACCGGACCCCGCGCCGGGCGCTGATGGCACCCGGCGTCTGA
- a CDS encoding glutaminyl-peptide cyclotransferase, with protein sequence MNSYLRTVTARAFAGVLAATMALPAVAAPLMRYGYEVLEQLPHPRENFVQGLQILGDTLYVSTGQYGESRLLAYEFPAMKLKQEHALPPALFGEGVTRLEDRIYQLTWRAGQLIEYDAESFKPLATHRISTQGWGLTHNGSELIYSDGSHQLYFLNTDDMRVKRTLAVTLGARPLPRLNELEWIEGEIWANVWQANQLVRIDPETGAVLGIVDLRGLLDPEDREPGTDVLNGIAWDADNRALWVTGKRWPWLYRLKLRAMPAPGGP encoded by the coding sequence GTGAATAGCTACCTGAGAACGGTGACGGCCCGGGCGTTTGCCGGGGTGCTCGCGGCGACGATGGCCCTACCCGCCGTGGCCGCGCCGCTGATGCGCTACGGTTACGAAGTGCTGGAGCAACTCCCCCACCCCCGGGAAAATTTTGTGCAGGGTCTGCAGATTCTAGGAGATACCCTCTATGTCAGCACGGGCCAGTATGGTGAGTCCCGACTCCTGGCTTACGAATTTCCCGCCATGAAACTCAAGCAGGAGCACGCCCTCCCCCCGGCGCTCTTTGGCGAAGGGGTTACGCGGCTCGAAGATCGTATTTACCAGCTCACCTGGCGCGCGGGACAGCTTATTGAATACGACGCAGAGTCCTTTAAACCCCTGGCGACGCATCGCATCTCGACCCAGGGCTGGGGGCTTACGCACAATGGATCGGAGCTGATTTACAGCGACGGCAGCCACCAGCTGTATTTCCTGAATACTGACGATATGCGCGTAAAGCGCACCCTGGCGGTCACCCTGGGTGCTCGGCCTCTTCCCAGGCTCAACGAGCTTGAGTGGATTGAGGGCGAAATCTGGGCGAATGTCTGGCAGGCAAATCAACTGGTTCGCATTGACCCGGAGACCGGCGCGGTCCTGGGGATTGTGGATCTTCGCGGGCTCCTTGACCCCGAGGATCGGGAACCCGGCACCGATGTACTCAATGGCATCGCCTGGGATGCCGATAATCGGGCCCTCTGGGTGACGGGTAAGCGCTGGCCCTGGCTGTACCGTCTGAAACTCCGTGCCATGCCGGCCCCCGGCGGACCCTAA
- a CDS encoding SLC13 family permease, with product MPEQLFIAAIFLGLFYGLVFTSYAPAWLFSGAMGVVYFAGLVDTPEVLDKATNIGLVTLVLLLLVSVGLEKLSWLSRLSRGLVVGGYRRSLLRVSAVTSVFSALVNNTAVVATLANALRENNHHLPSRLLLPLSYAAVLGGTTTLIGTSTNLIVSSFLEDATGEGLAFFDFLPIGLSVTVIGIAVLLLTHRLLPANPRDEVTVAEYLVEAEVVAGSSLIGRSIAENGLRELEALFLVEIVRGDHLISPVAPQEYIAEGDRLIFSGDIAKVSMLERFDGLATFAAGEGLLSGNLVQVILLPGATVEGKTVKDSGFRSLFDAAVVGIRRGGERLSGKLGTITLQAGDSLMLAIGGDFYSRRNVDKNFLVVGSRSVQKTLGTTVNTIVGVSMLAVVASAALGLLPLIKGLLGMLVLMLALGVVRAGELRRRFPFDIAMVIGSALVLSQALVNTGLVSVIADGLHLQLASKGPYLALVAVYLATLLMTELMTNNAAAALVFPIAFGLAESFGLSAMPFVMAVAYGASASFMTPYGYTTNLMVQNIGNYRFVDYLRYGFPLSVVYSVVVLVMLPRVFPFAP from the coding sequence ATGCCTGAACAGCTGTTCATCGCCGCCATTTTCCTGGGTCTGTTTTATGGGCTCGTGTTCACATCCTATGCGCCGGCCTGGCTGTTTTCGGGTGCCATGGGCGTGGTGTACTTTGCGGGTCTGGTAGACACGCCCGAGGTGCTCGACAAGGCAACGAATATCGGGCTCGTGACACTGGTACTCCTGCTCCTGGTATCCGTCGGTCTCGAGAAACTCAGTTGGTTGTCACGATTGTCCCGAGGCTTGGTTGTCGGCGGATATCGGCGCTCACTCCTCCGGGTGTCTGCGGTAACCAGCGTGTTTTCTGCGCTGGTGAATAACACGGCGGTGGTGGCGACCCTGGCCAACGCCCTTCGCGAGAATAACCACCATCTGCCCAGCCGTCTGCTGCTGCCCCTTTCTTACGCCGCGGTGCTCGGCGGCACCACCACGCTGATTGGCACCTCAACCAATCTTATTGTCAGTTCCTTTCTCGAGGATGCTACGGGCGAGGGCCTGGCCTTTTTTGATTTTCTGCCCATTGGTCTCAGCGTGACCGTAATAGGTATTGCTGTGCTTCTCCTCACCCACCGGCTGCTGCCGGCAAATCCCCGGGACGAGGTTACGGTGGCGGAATATCTGGTAGAAGCAGAGGTGGTCGCGGGTTCCAGCCTCATCGGCCGCAGCATCGCCGAAAATGGACTGCGCGAACTGGAGGCGCTGTTTCTCGTGGAGATCGTGCGCGGTGATCATCTGATCTCTCCCGTGGCGCCCCAGGAGTACATCGCGGAAGGAGATCGCCTGATTTTTTCCGGTGATATCGCCAAGGTCAGCATGCTTGAGCGCTTTGATGGCCTGGCAACCTTTGCGGCGGGCGAGGGTTTGCTAAGCGGGAACCTCGTGCAGGTGATCCTGCTGCCCGGAGCTACTGTCGAAGGAAAAACCGTCAAGGATTCGGGGTTTCGATCTCTGTTCGACGCAGCGGTGGTGGGGATTCGCCGTGGTGGTGAGCGTCTGTCGGGAAAACTTGGAACGATTACCCTGCAGGCCGGCGACAGCCTGATGCTGGCCATCGGGGGTGATTTCTACAGCCGGCGCAATGTGGATAAGAACTTTCTTGTGGTGGGGTCGCGGTCGGTGCAAAAAACCCTTGGCACGACGGTCAATACCATCGTCGGGGTGTCTATGCTCGCCGTGGTTGCCTCTGCCGCCCTGGGTCTGCTGCCGCTGATCAAAGGGCTTCTCGGTATGCTGGTTCTGATGCTGGCGCTGGGCGTTGTTCGTGCGGGAGAGCTCCGACGGCGCTTTCCCTTTGATATCGCCATGGTGATCGGTTCTGCGCTGGTCCTGTCTCAGGCGCTGGTGAATACGGGGCTGGTCTCCGTCATTGCTGACGGCCTGCATCTGCAGCTCGCCAGTAAGGGCCCCTATCTCGCTCTGGTGGCGGTATACCTGGCGACACTCCTGATGACGGAGTTGATGACCAATAACGCAGCGGCGGCGCTGGTGTTCCCCATCGCTTTTGGTCTGGCAGAGAGCTTCGGACTCAGCGCCATGCCCTTTGTAATGGCCGTGGCCTATGGCGCGAGTGCCAGCTTTATGACCCCCTATGGCTACACCACCAATCTTATGGTGCAGAATATCGGCAACTATCGTTTTGTGGACTACCTGCGCTACGGATTTCCCTTGTCCGTGGTGTATTCAGTGGTGGTGCTGGTGATGTTGCCCCGGGTGTTTCCCTTCGCCCCCTGA
- a CDS encoding O-antigen ligase family protein has translation MSWLRFPFPALLLVLAVVLLPFGRMIEIPMGLLAIAGLLMVLRAKGLCGASHGNLLLALIAAFAVPMLISLPDAIALKKASLTTLGTLRYAMSCAALLCWFQCYSEEPLERDGLLRALGLAVALLLTLWCVDGLWQFATGSNVLGYGVGEGYINGLFGDDDNIKFGVALAFLLPVGLVYGLRHWPPVVVGGFLLLVLILIVLSGKRAAWISVSVELAALGIYYFFRGRLGLLKVVAVLAVGIAALTFAYQSSDWVRERSVVIVSALDEPSYTAVNKATGLRLPIWRTALAMGEAHWINGVGPRGFRYAYRDFAVEGDRWARPAGEAGGAKASHAHQLLLELWAETGVVGLMGYGIFLFLLGSAWQRGDAHARSRALPYGVALVGVLFPLNTHLAWYSSWHALLLWLFIGVFLLALSEKRSPENDQAIAELHS, from the coding sequence ATGAGTTGGCTTAGATTCCCTTTTCCCGCACTGCTTTTGGTGCTCGCGGTGGTGCTCCTGCCCTTTGGCCGCATGATTGAGATCCCCATGGGCCTGCTGGCAATCGCAGGCCTGCTTATGGTGCTGCGGGCAAAAGGCCTGTGCGGCGCCAGCCACGGAAACCTCCTCCTGGCTCTTATCGCGGCCTTTGCCGTGCCCATGCTCATCTCCCTTCCCGATGCCATTGCGCTGAAGAAGGCTTCTCTGACAACCTTGGGGACATTGCGCTACGCCATGTCCTGTGCGGCGCTGCTGTGCTGGTTCCAGTGCTACAGCGAGGAGCCCCTGGAGCGGGACGGACTCCTCCGTGCGCTGGGATTGGCCGTCGCGCTTTTGCTGACGCTCTGGTGCGTCGACGGACTCTGGCAGTTTGCCACGGGGAGCAATGTGCTGGGTTATGGTGTGGGCGAGGGCTACATCAACGGTTTGTTTGGTGATGACGACAATATCAAGTTCGGGGTTGCTCTGGCGTTTCTCCTCCCCGTCGGACTGGTCTATGGGCTGCGTCACTGGCCGCCCGTGGTGGTAGGGGGGTTTCTTTTGCTGGTGCTGATTCTCATTGTGCTGTCGGGAAAACGCGCCGCATGGATCAGCGTGAGCGTCGAATTGGCCGCGCTGGGTATCTATTATTTTTTCCGCGGGCGGCTGGGACTGCTGAAAGTCGTGGCGGTCCTTGCTGTTGGGATTGCTGCGCTGACCTTTGCCTATCAGTCCAGCGACTGGGTGCGGGAGCGCAGCGTCGTGATTGTGTCGGCCCTCGATGAGCCCAGCTACACAGCGGTAAACAAAGCCACGGGGTTGCGACTGCCGATCTGGCGCACGGCCCTGGCCATGGGTGAAGCGCACTGGATCAATGGTGTCGGTCCCCGGGGGTTTCGCTACGCCTATCGGGATTTCGCCGTAGAGGGCGATCGCTGGGCACGACCCGCGGGAGAGGCGGGGGGCGCAAAGGCCTCCCATGCGCATCAGCTGCTTTTGGAGCTTTGGGCGGAGACCGGTGTTGTGGGACTAATGGGCTACGGGATTTTTCTGTTCCTGCTCGGGTCCGCATGGCAGCGGGGAGATGCCCACGCGCGCTCGCGGGCACTGCCCTATGGAGTGGCTCTCGTGGGCGTCCTCTTTCCCCTGAATACCCATCTGGCCTGGTACTCCTCCTGGCATGCGCTGTTGCTCTGGCTGTTTATCGGCGTGTTTTTGCTGGCCCTGAGTGAAAAAAGATCCCCGGAGAATGATCAGGCAATCGCGGAGCTGCATTCGTGA
- a CDS encoding class I SAM-dependent methyltransferase — MQFFKSLEVSLRNWRNQVISPIKYRGDAVHCPVCDHSFSHFLPAGTGDRARPGAVCPLCRSRERDRLSWLFLQKRENELLQKHMQFLHVAPEPRLSEFFFSAIGEGYITADLMRKDVMVRMDVQDMLYPNETMDAIYCNHVFQDVPDDRKAIAECFRVLRPGGWAVVNVPLFAEATSEANTPGNVRPTWDKRPDEHVRNYGPDYQQRLEDAGFLTEVFAPEDLEPDAEKRKHLGIDGPRTGYVHFVRKPPAST; from the coding sequence ATGCAGTTTTTTAAGTCTCTCGAAGTCAGTCTGCGGAACTGGCGCAATCAGGTGATCTCGCCGATCAAGTATCGGGGAGACGCGGTTCACTGCCCGGTCTGTGACCACAGCTTCTCGCATTTTCTGCCTGCCGGTACGGGAGACCGGGCCCGCCCCGGCGCCGTATGTCCCCTCTGTCGTAGCCGGGAGAGAGATCGTCTGAGCTGGCTGTTTTTGCAAAAGCGCGAGAACGAACTTCTGCAAAAGCACATGCAGTTTCTTCACGTTGCGCCCGAGCCCCGTCTCAGCGAGTTTTTCTTCAGTGCTATCGGTGAGGGCTACATCACCGCGGATCTCATGCGCAAAGATGTGATGGTTCGCATGGACGTGCAGGACATGCTCTACCCCAACGAAACCATGGATGCGATCTATTGCAATCACGTTTTTCAGGATGTCCCCGATGATAGAAAAGCCATCGCGGAGTGCTTCCGTGTGCTCCGCCCCGGCGGCTGGGCGGTGGTAAACGTGCCGCTATTCGCTGAAGCAACATCCGAAGCGAATACACCGGGCAATGTGCGCCCGACCTGGGATAAGCGTCCCGATGAGCATGTGCGGAATTACGGACCGGATTACCAGCAGCGCCTGGAAGACGCCGGATTCCTCACGGAGGTTTTCGCCCCTGAGGACCTGGAGCCCGATGCGGAAAAACGAAAGCACCTGGGCATTGACGGTCCCCGCACAGGCTATGTGCACTTTGTGCGAAAGCCCCCGGCGAGCACCTAA
- a CDS encoding VOC family protein, with translation MIGYVTVGVSDMDRAKNFYSELLKDMGATVTADMDRIAFIGKSMAEPMIAVCLPYDEEPNHPGNGNMVAITAGSKEAVDTLYAKAIELGATCDGEPGQRIPDVFYGAYVKDLDGNKLAFFVFG, from the coding sequence ATGATCGGTTATGTCACCGTCGGCGTCAGCGATATGGATCGCGCCAAAAATTTTTACAGCGAATTGCTCAAAGATATGGGTGCCACCGTCACCGCGGATATGGACCGTATCGCATTCATCGGTAAGAGCATGGCCGAACCCATGATCGCCGTCTGCCTGCCCTACGACGAGGAGCCCAATCATCCGGGCAACGGCAACATGGTAGCAATCACTGCGGGGAGCAAAGAGGCTGTCGACACCCTGTATGCCAAGGCCATCGAACTGGGCGCGACCTGCGACGGCGAACCCGGTCAGCGCATCCCCGATGTTTTCTACGGTGCCTACGTTAAGGATCTTGATGGCAACAAGCTGGCCTTCTTTGTCTTCGGTTAA
- a CDS encoding YrbL family protein, producing the protein MLKLKYSRPLFVGGTRYCFQHPEHANRCVKVLRPDRTGAARKVLRKDFKRHLPARFLDDQLKEIKAYRELLTRASETLWRYVPRYHGTEETDMGVGIVTQLMRNADGSWPKNLEQLLVDGMTPALEAGIEEFVTAVGELRILSRDLLPHNIVAVEENNGYRVMLVDGIGNAELIPLSTWSAFFARRKTQRKIRRFRQRCELLLPS; encoded by the coding sequence ATGCTTAAACTCAAGTATTCACGGCCGCTGTTTGTCGGCGGCACCCGCTACTGTTTTCAACACCCGGAACACGCCAATCGCTGTGTCAAAGTGCTGCGTCCTGACCGCACGGGTGCCGCGCGCAAGGTTCTGCGAAAAGACTTCAAGCGCCATCTGCCGGCGCGCTTTCTCGATGACCAGCTCAAGGAAATCAAAGCCTATCGTGAGCTCCTGACCCGGGCCAGTGAGACCTTATGGCGTTACGTACCGCGCTACCACGGCACGGAAGAAACCGATATGGGGGTGGGTATCGTCACGCAGCTCATGCGCAACGCCGACGGCAGCTGGCCCAAGAACCTTGAACAGCTTCTCGTAGACGGCATGACACCGGCACTGGAAGCGGGAATTGAGGAGTTTGTAACCGCGGTGGGGGAGCTGCGAATTCTGAGCCGCGACCTGTTGCCTCACAACATCGTCGCCGTAGAAGAAAATAACGGCTACCGCGTGATGCTTGTCGACGGCATCGGCAACGCGGAGTTAATACCCCTCTCCACCTGGTCGGCATTTTTTGCCCGACGAAAAACCCAGCGCAAAATCCGCCGTTTCCGACAGCGCTGTGAGCTACTGCTGCCCTCCTGA